Within the Dialister hominis genome, the region GGCTCCCTCCTTATGGAAGGAGCCGCTTTTGCTTAGAGGACAAGGCCGGTCTCTGCCGGGAAGCCGAGCATGATGTTCATGCATTCGATGGCAGCTCCGGAAGCGCCTTTGCCGAGGTTGTCAAAAGAGGCGAGGACGAGAATGCGGTCGTCGTTTCCTGCGATGTAGATGGTGAGGCTGTCTTTGCCGGCATCCTTGTTCGCATTGAGGAAGAGGCCGTTCGTTTCGTCGGTGGTAAGGTCAGAAATTTTGACGATATTGGAACCTTTGTAGCAGCGTTTGTAGATTTCATGGAAATCGTCGATGTCGACGGATCCGGGAAGTCCGCAGGGGAGCTGCAGGAAATGGGTGTGGAAGCCGATGGTGACCTGCATGCCGGCCACATAGTCGGCTACGATTGGTGAAAAGATCGGTTCTTCGCAGAGTTTGCAGACTTTCATGATTTCCGGAAGGTGCTTGTGCTTCTGGGAGAGTCCGTACTGGCGGGGAGCCTTGAGTTCTTCTCTCATGTTTTCTTCGTAGTCCTTGATCATGGATTTGCCGCCGCCGCTGTATCCGGTGAGGGAGAAGCAGTGGAGGGGGTAATTGATCGGGAGGACGCCGGCTTTGACGAGCGGGTAGAGGATGGAAATGACGCCGGATGCGTGGCAGCCCGGGACTGCGACTTTATCCGCTTTGGCGATGGCGTCTTTCTGCTGCTCGGAAAGTTCAGGGAATCCGTAGACCCAGTCCTCTTTCGTCCGGTGGGCAGTGGAGGTGTCGAGGATGCGGATGCCTGTGCCTTCGGTGGCTTTGACGATTTCCCTGGATGCATCATCCGGAAGGCAGAGGAACATGATGTCGGCTTCCTTGGCAAAGGAAACGATGGTGTCGATGTCCTTTTTCTTGTCTTCGGGAAGGGAAAGAAGGTCGATGTCTTTTCTGCCGGACAGGCGGTCGTGCAGGCGGAGGCCCGTGGTTCCTGATTCTCCGACGATAAAGACTTTTGGCAGTGATTTCTGTGTCATGATACTCATCCTTCTTTCTTATTCATGAATGGGATACTCGGCAAATGAGGCGACCATCACGGCTTTGATGGTCGGGAGTCTGTTGGCGGCTTCCTGGAAGGCCAGAGAGAACGGCGCTTCGAAGACGTCGTCTGTGACTTCGATGCCGTCGAGGCCGAATCTTTCGTAGATGTCCTTGCCGACTTTTGTCTCGGTATTGTGGAAGGCCGGGAGGCAGTGGCAGAAGACGGTGTCCGGATTTCCGGTGTTCTTGATCATGTCCATCGTGATGCGGTATGGCATGAAGAGTTTGATGCGTTCGCCCCAGAGTTCGTAGGGGTCGCCCATGGTGACCCAGACTCCGGTGTAGATGACGTCGAGGCCTTTGACGCCTTCTACGGGATCGTCGGTGAAGGTGAAGGTCGCGCCAGTCTTCTCAGCGATTTTCTGGCATTTGGCGAGGAAATCGTCTTCAGGGAAGAACTGGGCGGGTCCGATGATGCGGAAGTCCATGCCTGCAAGGGCTGCGCCTGCCATGAGGGCGTGCGCCATATTGGACTGTCCGTGTCCGACGTAAGCGAAGGAGAGTTCATTCAGAGGTTTATTGAAATGTTCCTTCAGTGTCAGGAAATTGGCGAGGGTCTGTGTCGGGTGGTCGTAGTCGGTGAGGCCGTTCCAGACGGGAACGCCTGCCTTGGCTGCGAGTTCTTCGACAGCGGACTGCTTGAAGCCTCTGTATTCGATTCCATCGAACATGGATGCGAGGACGCGGGCGGTGTCGGCAATGGATTCTTTCTTGCCGATCTGGCTGCCTGTCGGTCCGAGGTATGTGGTGAATGCGCGCTGGTCTCTGGCAGCGACTTCGAATGCACAGCGGGTTCGTGTGGAATCTTTTTCGAAGATGAGGGCAAAGTTCTTTCCCTTCAGTGTCTGGATTTCCTTGCCTTCTTTCTTGTCTTTCTTAAGAGCGGCTGCGAGGTCCAGGTAGTATGCGAATTCTTCGGGTGTGTAGTCGGTCATGCTCAGGAACGGTTTATTGAGTAAGCTTTTCATGATATACCTCTCAGAGGGAAATGTTCTTTCGAACGGGATTATTCTTTGGCTAAAGTTTCGAGGCAGGCGCCTGCTTCCATGATGATGCCCAGTGGAAGGATGGATTCGTCTAGAGCGAAGCTTGCATTGTGCAGGGCAGGAGTTCCTTCCTTGCCGGTGCCGAGCCAGAGGAAGGCGCCGGGGAATTTTTCAAGGTAGTAGGAGAAGTCTTCTGCACACATGGACGGGAATTCCGGATGGGTGATGTGTTCCTTGCCGATGTAGGTCTTGGCAACTTCATCGAGGAAGTCAATCTTTTCCGGTGTATTGATCGTGGCGCTGTGGCCGCGTACGTAGTTCAGTTCGGAATGGGTGCCAAACGTGTAGTCGAGCCCTTTGAGGAGTTCTCCCAGACGCTGTTCCATCTTGTCGCGGAGGGCCGGGGTGTACGTACGGACGGTACCTTCGAGGTAAGCATCTTCGACGCCTACGTTGTAGCGGGTGCCTGCATTCATGAGGCCGATGGTGCATACGACATTTTCCATCGGGTTCATCTCACGGGAGATGAGTGTCTGCACGTCGATGATGAAGTGGGCAGCGGCTACGAGAGCATCCGTGCCATTGTGCGGCTGCGCTGCGTGGGTGGATTTCCCTTTGACGTGGACGTAGAAACGATCGGATGCTGCCATGAGATTTCCTTTTTTCAGTCCGACCTGCCCGACGGGAAGTTCAGGCCATACGTGGAGGCCGTAGATTTCTTCGATGTCATCGAGCTTGCCGGAAGCGGCGATGTGGCGTCCGCCCCCGATGGAAGCTTCTTCTTCAGCCGGCTGGAATACGAGCTTCACTGTGCCGTGGAGCTGGCTCTTCATGGACTGGAGGACAGCGGCAGCGCCGAGAAGGATGGACATGTGGCCGTCGTGGCCGCATGCGTGCATGACGCCTTTGTTTTTCGAAGCAAAGGGCAGGCCTGTCAATTCGGTGACGGGGAGGGCATCCATGTCGGCTCTGAGGGCTACGGTCTTGCCGGGAAGATCGCCTTTGATAGTCCCAAGGACTGCCGTCCCGAAGAAGCCTGTTTCAAAGGGGATGCCGAGTTCAGTGAGGACCTGCTGGATATAAAGGGAAGTCTCTTTTTCTTCTCCGGACACTTCAGGATATTCATGGAAGTGTCGTCTCCATCCCACCACCTTTGGCAGGATCTGCGATGTTTTTTCCTTGACTTCCTTTTCGTACATTCCGAGGACCTCTTTTCTATGGCATAAATGCATGTTTATGCAATATTGCATAAACGATATTCGGCGGATATGTGGATTATTTCCATCAAATCTCAATTTTTGAAGAAATATAAAAATCCGCACGTTTTTGGATTGAAATAATAATAATACAACTTTTAGAATAAATATTCAATAAGTTACATAAATATTTTTTGAAAAATTTTTTGAGAGCGCATTCGGACCATGAAGTATAATAGAAAGGAATAAATACAGGCAGCCTGCCGGTCAGGCTCTGGCAAGGGGGGATCATGATGAATCAGCCGCGCGGCTCTCGCGGCTCTATTAATAAGAAAAATATAATAAAGAAGGCAGTGCTTCTTTCCATGGGAGGGGCTCTCTTGATGCCGATTTCTTCCGGCGCAGAAGAGGTATATTCGCTTCCGGAGATGGTTGTGACGGCAGAAAAGATGCCAGTCGAATCGAAGAAGGAACCGCAGGCGGTCCAGGTCGTCGATCAGAAGGAAATCGAAAGCCTTGGCGCGGTGAATGCGACGCAGGCCCTGGAGCTTGTGACGGGAATCAACCTTTCAAGCGGGAAGGCCGGCAGCACGGCTTCCATGGGCGGCACGCAGGTGATGCTCCGCGGCATGAATACGAATCAGGTGCTGATCCTTGTTGACGGCAGGCGCATGGCGGATGAGGATACGAGCCAGACAAAGAATGCCTACCTTCTTTCAAGGATTCCTCTTTCCACGATCGACAAGATCGAAGTCGTGAGGGGTCCGTCGGGTGCGATGTACGGCTCAGACGGCATGGGCGGCGTCATCAATATCATCACGAAGAAGCCGGACAAGGAAGAAACGGTGCTCGGCTTCCACACGGGGGAGGCGGAGTGGGGCGAGGACCTCCGCTATACGACTGGGAAACTCGGCCGCTGGAATTCCTCCTTCCATTACAGCACGGCAAAGGTGCGCCCTCTTTCCTACAGGAACCAGGGGACGGATGAACGCGGCATCATAACGGACGGCTGGGATGTGCCGGGCTATGGCAGAAGACAGGAAATCGGGCTCGATACGGTCTATGATTTCGAGAACAGGAACGAGAACAAGGTGCGCTTCGGCGTGAATTACTTCGACGAATCGATGCTGACGCGCTTTGCTGACGGCGGCATGCAGATGGGCTGGCTGTACCTGCCGCTCCAGAAGGATGACAGGAGCCGCATCGACCGTCATGAGACGGACACGTTCCTAACGTATACAGGAAAGACGGACAGAAATGAATACGAAGGCAGCGTTTCCTACAGCCGCCTTACGAAGAATTCGAAGACGAGCAATGACCGTCCTGATTTTACGGGCATCCTTCCGCCATTCGTGAATTCCATGCTGGACACGTTGTACCCTGCCAGCGATTACGACAAGGCGGAGTACACGGAGTGGGCGCTTTCCGGAAAGGACACGATGACCTTTGACAAGCACCGCGTGACGTACGGCGGGGATTACCGCATGACGTCGTACACGGGGACGCGCCTCGGCGAAGGAAAGGAAGAAGAAGGGCACAGCATCGAGAATGCGGCGCTCTATGTGACGGATTTCTGGACGATGGGCGGGGGCGTGACGCTGACACCATCCTTCCGCATGGAGCATAACAACCGCTTCGGTGATTACGGCGTGCCAAGACTGGGCGCGACATGGGAGCTGGATCCCCATAACAGGATCAAGGCAGACTATGGCGCCGGATACCGCGCGCCGACAGTTTCGGAAATGTACCTCAATCTCAATCATTTCGCTTACCGCATTTACGGCAATCCCGATCTTTCTCCGGAGAAATCCCGCTCCCTCGATCTTTCATATGAATGGGAATTGGGAAATCTCAAGGGCAAGGTGACCTGGTTCAAGAACCGCGTGAAGAACCTGATCGACATCGTGCAGGTGAGCGATGCCGTCTACCATTATGAAAACGTGAACCGCGCCGACATCGAGGGCGTGGAGACAGAGCTTTCCGCGCTGATGGGAAGCCGCTGGAACTGGCGACTTTCGCATGTGTACCTCGATGCCGAGAACAAGACGGACGGCACGATGCTCGACAACCGCGCGCGCCATACGGTGACGGCCGCTCTTTTCTATGATGATCATGATGATTACGGCTGGTCGGGCGCCATCTGGGATACCTTCCAGGACCACTACCGCTTTGATGATGAAGCGTATACATTCCAGACGCTGAACACGTCCATCCGGAAACGCTGGGACGACTGGTCCATGACGGCGGGCGTCTATAACTGGTTCGACAAGAAAGTGGACGACCTTTACGTCCATGGAAGAGAATGGTTCACAGGCATGCAGGTCAGACTGTAAGCGGGGTATTATAAAGAGGCTGTTATATAGAGAGCTGCGGGAATGCGATGCATTTCCTGCGGCTTTTTCTTTGCATGAATGCATTTCCTGAATGGGAAAGCGGCGGATACTCCCGTTTCGCTTCTATGACAATCTGTATGAAATGGAATAGTATTTCGGTAATTATGTGGTATATCCAGCCATTTTCAAGAAATATTTCTGATTTTGAGGGATTATAGATAAAAGTGTACTCTTTTTCTAAAAAATATTGACTATTTTTGATATTTTCTGAAATATTTTACTTTTAATTGAAAAAGTGTGATATAATAACATCAATGAGCAGGCATGTACTAACGAGAACGGACAACCGAGAAACGTAAATCATGGGAGAGACGCTTGTAGTGTTCTCTTTTTTTAGTGCCCGGGAGCGGATGGATCCGCAGATACGAAGACCCGGAAGATGCAAAGATGCATAGATTGAGACGCCTGCCTTTTTTATTAGCGATGAGCGAATGCGTACCCATGACGCACACAGGAGGAAACACATGTACGAAACTTTTGACGAATTAGGAATCCAGCCGGAAATTCTGCAGGCCGTAAAGGATATGGGGTTCGAGGAACCGACCCCGATCCAGAAGGTCTCCATTCCAGTAGCACTTTCCGGAAAGGATCTGATTGGTCAGGCACAGACAGGCACAGGCAAAACCGCAGCATTCGGTATCCCTGTACTGGAACGCATTGACACAACAAAGCCAGGTCCGCAGGCAGTCATCCTTTCGCCAACCAGAGAACTGGCTATCCAGTCCGCTGAAGAAATCAACCATCTTGCACAGTACCTGCCGATCCACGCACTGCCGATCTACGGCGGTCAGGATATTGAACGCCAGTTCAAGGCACTCCGCAAGAAACCAAACATCATCGTAGCTACCCCGGGCCGTCTGATGGACCATATGAAGCGCGGCACGATCGACCTCTCCAATGTACAGATTCTCGTCCTTGATGAAGGCGATGAAATGGTCGATATGGGATTCATCGACGACATCCGCACGATCCTTGCTGCTATTCCGGAAGAAAGACAGACCATGTTCTTCTCCGCTACCATGCCTGGACCGATCCGTGAACTCGCTGAAACATTCCTGAAGGACCCGGAAGTCGTCAAGATCAAGGCTGCTACCGTAACCATCGACCTGATCGAACAGGAATACATCGAACTGCCGGACCGTCAGAAATTTGACGCACTCTGCCGTCTGCTCGATATGCAGGATCCCGAACTGGCTATCGTATTCGTACGCACCAAGCGCCGCTGCGATGAAGTCACCGAAGCTCTGAAGAAGAGAGGCTACATGGCCGAAGGTCTTCACGGCGACCTGTCCCAGCAGAAGAGAGACACCGTCGTACGCCAGTTCAAGGAAGGCACCATTGATATCCTCGTTGCTACCGACGTCGCTGCCAGAGGCCTTGATATTTCCGGCGTCACACACGTTTACAACTTCGATATGCCGCAGGATCCGGAAATCTATGTACACCGCGTAGGCCGTACAGGCCGCGCAGGACAGACCGGTCTTGCTACGACATTCGTCATTTCCAGAGAAATGGGCCAGCTGCGTGACATCGAAAGAGTCATCCGCCGCCGCATTACCCGCCGCTCTGTACCGACACTGACCGAAGTCATGGAAGAAAACCAGAAGGCTGCCATTGAAAGCCTTTCCGAAGCAGCTCAGGCTGGCGGACTCGAACAGTTCCGCGAAAGCGCCGAAGAACTCCTGAATGACCAGGACTCCGTATCCCTCGTTGCAGCAGCTATCAAACTGCTGACCAAACAGCCGGACGTTACTCCGGTCAAGATCACGGAAGAAGCTCCGAACTTCAGAAGAAGAAGCGGCGGCGGACACCGTCGTTTCGAAGGCGGAAACCGCCCGAGAAGACACTTCGAAGGACGCGGCGACCATGAAGGCCGCGGCGACAGAGAAGGACGCCGTTTCGAAGGAAAGCGCGGAGGCCGTCATTTCGAAGGCGGTCGCGGCAATCGTCCGAAAGGACCGAAGAGCCCGAGAGTGCAGGACTCCAATTTCAAATTATACTTCAAGAACTCTGACTGATTAGAGGGCTTGAATGAAAAGAGGCCGGGATCATTCCCGGTCTTTTGGATTTTCTGAAACAAGACTAAAAAGAATTTTTTCGATACTAGCAATTTCAGGGGAAACAGAGTATCTTAAATACAGGAATCCAAATTTCCAAGAAGGAGGAATGTTCCATGAAAAAAATTACCATGATCAAGATCCCGGGATGCCCGTACTGCGCAAAAGCGAAGAAGGCATTCGAGGAACTTTGCCAGAAACCGGAATATGCCAATGCAGAAGTAGAAGTGATCGATGAACAGCTGCAGCCGGAGCTCGTCACTCCATACAACGGCAAGTACTACTATGTACCGAGCCTCTTCATCGACGGGGAAAAGCTTTTCGAAGCCCAGCCCGGACAGGATTACGAGACAATCAAGGCAGCTGTAGAAAAAACCTTAAAAGCTGCTGCGGAATAAACGGTAGCAAAAAAGGTGCTGTGACAAAATGGTTTATCATTTTGCCACAGCACCTTTTTCTATTGGAATATTCCATTAAAGGATTATCTAACAAATGTATTTATTTGTTCTGTCTGAAAACCTAAAAACCTCGCTGCGCTCGAGAACTACTCTATTCCCCGGCTTCGCCGGGACCTTCTCCTTCGGAGCAAGGTTAACACCCTTAAACCTCGCTTCGCTCGAGAAAAGGAAAAGGCAGCGTTTTAACGAATTTTGTCACAGCCCCTTTTTATTATTCATTGACAGGTTCTTTTTCTGCATTTTCCCGAAGGATTTCCAGGAGGTCCCTCGCGGCGGGAGAGAAGATCTGGCGCTTTTTCCAGACGATGTACATGCGGTTGGAAAGGGCGGGTGAAAGGGGACGGACGGCAAGGCCGTTTCCTGATTCGGCAAGTCCCGCGAAGGTGAGAAGGATGGCCATGTGATTTTTGACGAAGCGGGTGCCGTTGTAGAAAAGGTTCAGGTATCCGAAGATGGTCAGCTCATCGCGGCGGCTTCCGCACCAGCGCGGCAGGTCGGCGAGGAAGGACTGCTTGGACATAATAATGGGTTCATTTTTTATATAGTCAAAGGTAAGGCTCTTCTTGGCGGCTAGCGGCGAGTCCTCAGGAATGACGGCGCACCATGTATCGACGCCGGGAATCCGGATGGAGTCGTAGCGGTCAAGGTCCGGCGGTTCGACGATGATGGCAAAGTCGATGAGGCCCTGTTCCAGAATGCTTGTGACGATGGCTGTGTCTCCGCTTGTGATATGGCAGCGGAGGAAGGGGCGTTTCTTCTTGATTTTTTTGACGGCAAGTGCCAGGTGGTCGATCAGGACTGATTCAGCGCAGCCGATGCGGACGTCTCCTCCCAGGCTGTCAGAGAGCGCGCGGAATTCAGACAGCGTCTTATCCGTGAGGCCTATGATGTCAGCGGCTCTTCTTTCAAGGAGCTCGCCTTCTTCCGTCATGACAAGATTCCGTCCTTCCTTGCGGAAAAGTTTCCTTCCCAGCACTTCTTCCAGGGATTTCATCTGGACAGAGAGCGTTGGCTGTGAAATATGAAGCGATGAGGCCGCTTTTGTCATGCTGCCGAGCCGCGCGATTTCCAGAAAATTCCTGAGCAGTTCGATATCCATAGTCGTTCACTCCTTTCCTTCATTATAACTTAATCTATTAAGAAATCTAATAGATAACGATTATATATTAATATTAGTAATTTATTTAGATTGAAATTATACTATACATAGATTGAGTGATGCAGAAAGGAAGGATGGAAATGAAGAAGAAATGGGCGGCCATTGCCGCATTGAGCCTGCTCCTGGCTTTTGGCGGAACGACTGCGTGCGGATATTCTGGCAGGTCAGGCAAGTACGATTACTGTACAGATATCGAAAGGAGATCAGCCATTGAAACTGACAAATGAATGGGACAAGGTATTCCCGAAGAGTGATTTAGTCGATCACCAGAAGGTGACATTCCATAACCGCTACGGCATTACACTTGCCGCAGATATGTATACACCGAAGAATGCAAAAGGAAAGCTTCCTGCCATCGCTGTTGCAGGACCGTTCGGTGCTGTGAAGGAACAGTCTTCCGGACTTTATGCACAGAAGCTGGCAGAAATGGGCTATCTGACGATTGCCTTCGATCCGTCCTTTACCGGTGAAAGCGGCGGCACGCCAAGAGACGTGGCATCCCCGGATATCAATACGGAAGATTTCTCTGCTGCCGTAGATTTCCTCTCCACAAGAGACAATGTCGATCCGAACCGCATCGGCATCCTCGGCATCTGCGGATGGGGCGGTATGGCTCTCAATGCAGCTGCCATGGATACAAGAATCAAGGCGACAGTCACTTCCACCATGTATGATATGTCCCGCGTCACGGCCAACGGATACTTTGACAAGATGACGCCGGATGACAGATATGAAATGAGGAAGGCTCTGAACGAACAGAGAACAGAAGACTACAAGAATGATACGTATGCCAAGGCCGGCGGTGTCGTCAATCCGCTTCCGGATGATGCGCCGTTCTTCGTGAAGGATTACCACGCTTACTACAAGACAAAGCGCGGCTATCATCCGCGTTCCGTCAATTCGAATGCAGGATGGAACAAGACATCAGCGCTCTCCTTTATGAACATGCCGCTTCTCTCCTACGCAGGGGAAATCAGAAGCGCTGTCCTCATCGTCCATGGCGACAAGGCGCATTCTTACTACTTCAGCCAGGATGCATTCAAGAAGCTGAAGGGGGACAATAAGAAATTCCTCTCCATTCCGGGCGCCGTTCACACGGACCTCTACGACCAGATGGATATCATCCCGTTCAAGGCCATTGATGAATTCTTCCAGGAATACCTGAAATAAGGTAAGGATAAAAGAAATAAAGAAATAAGGTAAAAAGAAGCTGTGATGAAATGTGCGATCATTCCATCACAGCTTCTTTTTATGAATTATTTAATCCGCCAGAAGTTTTTCCTTGAGGGAAAGGTAGGCGTCGGTGTAGTAGGGACGGAGCTGGGATTCCCTGAGGTCATAGCCGTACGGACGGCGGCTAACGGCAAGGAGCGGCGGCGTCTGGATGCGCTTGGCGACGGCGAATCCGGAGAAGAGGTTCCACCATTTCTCAAGGTCTTCAATGAAATCTTTGGCGGTCGGGAAAATGTTGGAGACGATGATGGAGCAGCCGATGAGATCTTCGAGATTTCCATTGGCGTAAGCTTTGAGAATGTCTTCGGGGGTCTGCCTCTGCCATGGTTCGATGAAGCTTCTGAAGAGGTAGTCGTGGTATTCGTAAATCAAAGGATCGCCTTTTCCTTGTGTGACGTCCTGATTCTCGGAGAGTTCGGCGCTTGGCATGACGGTGAAGATGCCTTCGGGGATGACGGCTCTTCCATACCATGCATTGAGTTTTCTTCCCAGATCGTAAATCTGGTACTTCCAGAGGTCGGCCGTTGCGGCAAAGGCGCCGGCAAGGTCGCCGTAGAGGGTGCCGTAGCCGACGGTCGTTTCCGTCTTGTTGGCGTTGCAGGTGAAGATGCCGCCAAAGGCAGCGGAGAGTGCGGCGAGGATACGGCTGCTGCGGTCGCGTGCCTGCATATTTTCCTTCATGAAGCCGGTCAGGTGGACGGTGTCGTCAGGAAGGGGAAGGCCTTCGAGCGCATCGGCCGTCTCGTCGATGAAGTCTCCGATCGGTACCGTCAGGAGCTGGCAGCCAAGGTTCTCGGCAAGCTCGGCAGCAAGGCCTTTTGTGAGCTCGGAGTTGTAGCGCGTGGGCGTATTGACGAGAAGGATATTTTCGGCCGGAAGGATCGAGCGGTAAAGCGCTGCATTGACAGCAGAATCGATTCCGCCAGATACGCCGATGACGACCTTGCTTGCGCCGATCGCTTTCAGGAATTCGGATGTGCCGTAGCGGAAGGCAGGAAGGAGAAGATTTTCATCTGTCGGTTCCATTTCCGTTTCGGGTGCGAGCGTCAGGTTTTCCTGATTGAAGTAGAAGGTCGAGCGCTCGTCGGTGAAGGGATTGGCTTCCGCAATAAGCTGCCCGTCCTTGTCGTAAGCGGCTGTCATGCCGTCGTAGGTGTAGCAGTCTTTTCCGTTGTTCTCAAGGCCGCGCCTGTTCACATAGAGCATCGGGATGGAAAGGCGGGAGAGGGATTCAGAGAACATCCTGTGGCGCTTGCCGTCTTTTCCCATCGTGAAAGGGGAGGCGGAAAGGTTCAGGAACAGGGAAATGCCTTTTTCTGCGAGGATGGACATCGGGGAAATGCGGTAGTTTTCATCCCAGCTGTCTTCGCAGAGGACGATGCCGCAGCGGAGCTCTTCTTTTCCTGCAGGAAGGACGAAGGGGGCAAGGATATCTTCCGGACGTTTCCCTTCTTCGAGCGCCAGGGATTCCAGGGAGGTGAAGTA harbors:
- the argC gene encoding N-acetyl-gamma-glutamyl-phosphate reductase, producing the protein MTQKSLPKVFIVGESGTTGLRLHDRLSGRKDIDLLSLPEDKKKDIDTIVSFAKEADIMFLCLPDDASREIVKATEGTGIRILDTSTAHRTKEDWVYGFPELSEQQKDAIAKADKVAVPGCHASGVISILYPLVKAGVLPINYPLHCFSLTGYSGGGKSMIKDYEENMREELKAPRQYGLSQKHKHLPEIMKVCKLCEEPIFSPIVADYVAGMQVTIGFHTHFLQLPCGLPGSVDIDDFHEIYKRCYKGSNIVKISDLTTDETNGLFLNANKDAGKDSLTIYIAGNDDRILVLASFDNLGKGASGAAIECMNIMLGFPAETGLVL
- the argF gene encoding ornithine carbamoyltransferase; the encoded protein is MKSLLNKPFLSMTDYTPEEFAYYLDLAAALKKDKKEGKEIQTLKGKNFALIFEKDSTRTRCAFEVAARDQRAFTTYLGPTGSQIGKKESIADTARVLASMFDGIEYRGFKQSAVEELAAKAGVPVWNGLTDYDHPTQTLANFLTLKEHFNKPLNELSFAYVGHGQSNMAHALMAGAALAGMDFRIIGPAQFFPEDDFLAKCQKIAEKTGATFTFTDDPVEGVKGLDVIYTGVWVTMGDPYELWGERIKLFMPYRITMDMIKNTGNPDTVFCHCLPAFHNTETKVGKDIYERFGLDGIEVTDDVFEAPFSLAFQEAANRLPTIKAVMVASFAEYPIHE
- a CDS encoding M20 metallopeptidase family protein, with the translated sequence MYEKEVKEKTSQILPKVVGWRRHFHEYPEVSGEEKETSLYIQQVLTELGIPFETGFFGTAVLGTIKGDLPGKTVALRADMDALPVTELTGLPFASKNKGVMHACGHDGHMSILLGAAAVLQSMKSQLHGTVKLVFQPAEEEASIGGGRHIAASGKLDDIEEIYGLHVWPELPVGQVGLKKGNLMAASDRFYVHVKGKSTHAAQPHNGTDALVAAAHFIIDVQTLISREMNPMENVVCTIGLMNAGTRYNVGVEDAYLEGTVRTYTPALRDKMEQRLGELLKGLDYTFGTHSELNYVRGHSATINTPEKIDFLDEVAKTYIGKEHITHPEFPSMCAEDFSYYLEKFPGAFLWLGTGKEGTPALHNASFALDESILPLGIIMEAGACLETLAKE
- a CDS encoding TonB-dependent receptor plug domain-containing protein; amino-acid sequence: MMNQPRGSRGSINKKNIIKKAVLLSMGGALLMPISSGAEEVYSLPEMVVTAEKMPVESKKEPQAVQVVDQKEIESLGAVNATQALELVTGINLSSGKAGSTASMGGTQVMLRGMNTNQVLILVDGRRMADEDTSQTKNAYLLSRIPLSTIDKIEVVRGPSGAMYGSDGMGGVINIITKKPDKEETVLGFHTGEAEWGEDLRYTTGKLGRWNSSFHYSTAKVRPLSYRNQGTDERGIITDGWDVPGYGRRQEIGLDTVYDFENRNENKVRFGVNYFDESMLTRFADGGMQMGWLYLPLQKDDRSRIDRHETDTFLTYTGKTDRNEYEGSVSYSRLTKNSKTSNDRPDFTGILPPFVNSMLDTLYPASDYDKAEYTEWALSGKDTMTFDKHRVTYGGDYRMTSYTGTRLGEGKEEEGHSIENAALYVTDFWTMGGGVTLTPSFRMEHNNRFGDYGVPRLGATWELDPHNRIKADYGAGYRAPTVSEMYLNLNHFAYRIYGNPDLSPEKSRSLDLSYEWELGNLKGKVTWFKNRVKNLIDIVQVSDAVYHYENVNRADIEGVETELSALMGSRWNWRLSHVYLDAENKTDGTMLDNRARHTVTAALFYDDHDDYGWSGAIWDTFQDHYRFDDEAYTFQTLNTSIRKRWDDWSMTAGVYNWFDKKVDDLYVHGREWFTGMQVRL
- a CDS encoding DEAD/DEAH box helicase, whose translation is MYETFDELGIQPEILQAVKDMGFEEPTPIQKVSIPVALSGKDLIGQAQTGTGKTAAFGIPVLERIDTTKPGPQAVILSPTRELAIQSAEEINHLAQYLPIHALPIYGGQDIERQFKALRKKPNIIVATPGRLMDHMKRGTIDLSNVQILVLDEGDEMVDMGFIDDIRTILAAIPEERQTMFFSATMPGPIRELAETFLKDPEVVKIKAATVTIDLIEQEYIELPDRQKFDALCRLLDMQDPELAIVFVRTKRRCDEVTEALKKRGYMAEGLHGDLSQQKRDTVVRQFKEGTIDILVATDVAARGLDISGVTHVYNFDMPQDPEIYVHRVGRTGRAGQTGLATTFVISREMGQLRDIERVIRRRITRRSVPTLTEVMEENQKAAIESLSEAAQAGGLEQFRESAEELLNDQDSVSLVAAAIKLLTKQPDVTPVKITEEAPNFRRRSGGGHRRFEGGNRPRRHFEGRGDHEGRGDREGRRFEGKRGGRHFEGGRGNRPKGPKSPRVQDSNFKLYFKNSD
- a CDS encoding glutaredoxin family protein, whose translation is MKKITMIKIPGCPYCAKAKKAFEELCQKPEYANAEVEVIDEQLQPELVTPYNGKYYYVPSLFIDGEKLFEAQPGQDYETIKAAVEKTLKAAAE
- a CDS encoding LysR family transcriptional regulator; translated protein: MDIELLRNFLEIARLGSMTKAASSLHISQPTLSVQMKSLEEVLGRKLFRKEGRNLVMTEEGELLERRAADIIGLTDKTLSEFRALSDSLGGDVRIGCAESVLIDHLALAVKKIKKKRPFLRCHITSGDTAIVTSILEQGLIDFAIIVEPPDLDRYDSIRIPGVDTWCAVIPEDSPLAAKKSLTFDYIKNEPIIMSKQSFLADLPRWCGSRRDELTIFGYLNLFYNGTRFVKNHMAILLTFAGLAESGNGLAVRPLSPALSNRMYIVWKKRQIFSPAARDLLEILRENAEKEPVNE
- a CDS encoding alpha/beta hydrolase encodes the protein MKLTNEWDKVFPKSDLVDHQKVTFHNRYGITLAADMYTPKNAKGKLPAIAVAGPFGAVKEQSSGLYAQKLAEMGYLTIAFDPSFTGESGGTPRDVASPDINTEDFSAAVDFLSTRDNVDPNRIGILGICGWGGMALNAAAMDTRIKATVTSTMYDMSRVTANGYFDKMTPDDRYEMRKALNEQRTEDYKNDTYAKAGGVVNPLPDDAPFFVKDYHAYYKTKRGYHPRSVNSNAGWNKTSALSFMNMPLLSYAGEIRSAVLIVHGDKAHSYYFSQDAFKKLKGDNKKFLSIPGAVHTDLYDQMDIIPFKAIDEFFQEYLK